A genome region from Chthonomonas sp. includes the following:
- a CDS encoding redoxin family protein — MVTKKSVLGILLLAASACASAAGEISIGSPAPKLDIKTWVKGTPVNGFEAGKTYVVEFWATWCGPCKTSIPHLTELAKKNSDITFIGVSIWEDNDDQRVEKFVTEMGAKMDYTVAYSGNKTGMSESWMTAAGQNGIPSAFIVKDRTIVWIGHPMSMDKPLEEIKAGTYDMAKAKTKMDEAVAANRRAMEINKELGAIKKQFAAGQKAEAKAKLADLVKKYPEAEANAKPMQLAWIAEENPAEFSKKAKGMARKEDDRDQLLSFAMANASPTSKLIPQVREAVQLSLAATKEKEMKTLWYALTIFERIGDKAAALKAAQTALDVFPTSDMKDEADFKKFLETTVDRLKKA, encoded by the coding sequence ATGGTCACCAAGAAAAGTGTCTTAGGCATTCTCCTGCTCGCCGCCTCGGCGTGCGCCTCCGCCGCCGGCGAAATCAGCATCGGCAGCCCGGCTCCCAAACTCGATATCAAGACGTGGGTTAAGGGTACGCCCGTCAACGGCTTTGAAGCGGGCAAGACCTACGTGGTCGAGTTCTGGGCCACCTGGTGCGGTCCGTGCAAAACCTCCATTCCTCACCTAACTGAGCTGGCGAAGAAGAATTCCGACATCACCTTTATCGGGGTGAGCATTTGGGAAGACAACGACGACCAGCGCGTCGAAAAGTTTGTCACCGAAATGGGCGCCAAGATGGATTACACCGTCGCTTACAGCGGCAACAAAACCGGCATGTCGGAAAGCTGGATGACGGCGGCCGGCCAAAACGGCATCCCGAGCGCCTTCATCGTGAAGGACCGAACCATCGTCTGGATTGGTCACCCCATGAGCATGGACAAGCCGCTGGAAGAGATTAAGGCGGGCACCTACGACATGGCCAAGGCCAAGACCAAGATGGACGAGGCAGTCGCCGCGAATCGCCGCGCCATGGAAATCAACAAGGAACTCGGCGCGATTAAGAAGCAGTTTGCCGCTGGTCAGAAGGCCGAAGCAAAAGCCAAGCTTGCCGACCTGGTGAAGAAGTATCCGGAAGCCGAAGCCAACGCCAAGCCGATGCAACTGGCCTGGATCGCCGAAGAAAATCCGGCCGAGTTTTCGAAGAAGGCCAAGGGCATGGCCCGCAAAGAAGATGATCGCGACCAGTTGCTGAGCTTCGCCATGGCGAACGCAAGCCCGACGTCGAAGCTCATTCCGCAGGTTCGCGAGGCTGTGCAACTTAGCCTGGCCGCGACCAAGGAAAAGGAAATGAAGACCCTGTGGTACGCCCTCACGATCTTCGAGCGAATTGGTGACAAAGCCGCCGCGCTGAAGGCGGCGCAAACCGCGCTGGACGTTTTCCCGACCAGCGATATGAAGGATGAAGCCGACTTCAAGAAGTTCTTGGAAACCACGGTGGATCGTCTGAAGAAGGCCTAA
- a CDS encoding Dam family site-specific DNA-(adenine-N6)-methyltransferase: protein MRPILRWAGAKTQILTKLASYYQDPKYKYIEPFCGSACLFLRLNPKRAVLGDMNSDLIGTYETVRSNPSDVHQAMQGWGLDAETYYKVRAGEGVHTDPISKAARFLYLNRLCFNGIYRTNLSGKFNVPWGATKFRAMLSLEELVSFSEALKGVKLVSGDFAMCLQRVSAKTFVYLDPPYRVTSKRTFREYLPAGFAVDDLHRLRTAIIRIHESGAKFVLSYADSAEARTLGDGFQTVSTPVRRLVAGSASSRTRVEELLISNIEISQ from the coding sequence GTGCGACCGATTTTAAGGTGGGCTGGAGCGAAAACACAAATACTTACAAAGTTAGCATCGTACTATCAAGATCCAAAGTATAAATACATCGAACCATTTTGTGGATCGGCATGCTTGTTCCTACGCCTGAACCCGAAACGGGCTGTACTCGGAGATATGAACAGTGACCTTATCGGGACGTACGAAACAGTTCGGTCCAACCCGTCAGATGTTCACCAAGCAATGCAGGGTTGGGGCCTCGACGCCGAAACCTACTATAAGGTCAGGGCCGGAGAAGGTGTCCACACGGATCCCATCAGCAAGGCGGCAAGATTTCTATATCTCAATAGACTCTGTTTCAATGGAATTTACCGTACGAACCTGAGTGGTAAGTTCAACGTTCCATGGGGGGCTACAAAATTTAGGGCGATGCTAAGCTTGGAAGAGTTAGTTTCATTCAGCGAAGCACTCAAAGGAGTAAAGCTTGTGTCGGGCGATTTTGCCATGTGCCTTCAAAGGGTCTCTGCAAAAACATTTGTGTATCTGGATCCCCCATACCGCGTGACTTCGAAGCGCACCTTCCGGGAGTATTTACCGGCAGGGTTCGCCGTAGACGATCTTCACCGACTTCGGACCGCAATCATCAGGATACACGAGTCAGGGGCGAAGTTCGTGCTCAGCTATGCAGACTCCGCTGAGGCGCGAACGCTTGGAGATGGATTCCAGACGGTGAGTACACCGGTCCGGCGCTTAGTGGCAGGTTCAGCCTCAAGCCGCACGAGAGTAGAAGAACTTCTGATTAGCAACATCGAGATAAGTCAATGA
- a CDS encoding ParB/RepB/Spo0J family partition protein: MSNPSSGPHLSPQTLPAGSLKEIPLEDIVPDTNNPRLLFDPEPLASLKASIKKHGVLVPITVHKQKGTKLYRILDGERRYRCCAELTAEGTPILTIKANIVDTPDRLSGLLAMFSIHNFREGWELMPTALSLKEVMNELDEMDADTKRLHELTGLSEPQIERCKTLMVLPEEFQLLSLEPNPRKRIPSNFWTEAEQVVKKIETHMPQVVKELGGRDGIWRRLVEKYQAKSIKSVIHFRRVMEAFTLLDEDDDGYEASLQSAIERLREWLQNVPYDTREAFDELVHDKRRIKKAVDLCDSFTKDMQRLKLEFASDREDLQASLKSIREFVDKLLDKLSGEDMPQPELFDEVDL; encoded by the coding sequence ATGAGTAATCCAAGCAGCGGACCCCACCTATCGCCCCAAACACTACCTGCAGGATCTCTCAAAGAGATTCCGCTTGAAGACATCGTGCCCGACACGAATAACCCTCGACTGCTATTTGATCCCGAGCCTTTAGCTTCACTCAAGGCGAGCATTAAGAAACACGGTGTGCTTGTGCCCATTACTGTTCATAAGCAAAAGGGCACAAAGCTATACCGGATACTTGATGGCGAGCGACGATACCGATGTTGCGCCGAGCTCACAGCGGAAGGAACACCGATATTGACGATAAAGGCAAATATCGTGGATACGCCAGACCGATTATCGGGTTTGCTTGCCATGTTCTCAATCCACAACTTCCGAGAGGGTTGGGAACTTATGCCTACCGCACTTAGCCTGAAAGAGGTCATGAATGAACTTGACGAAATGGACGCAGACACGAAGCGCCTGCATGAGCTAACCGGACTGAGTGAACCGCAGATTGAGCGGTGTAAAACGCTGATGGTCCTACCCGAAGAGTTCCAATTGCTTTCTCTGGAACCCAACCCGCGAAAGCGGATACCCTCAAATTTTTGGACTGAAGCAGAGCAGGTCGTTAAGAAAATCGAAACTCACATGCCACAAGTCGTTAAAGAACTTGGCGGTAGAGACGGGATATGGCGAAGGTTGGTGGAAAAGTACCAGGCAAAGTCAATTAAGAGCGTGATTCATTTCCGAAGAGTCATGGAGGCTTTTACGTTGCTTGATGAGGACGATGACGGCTACGAAGCGAGTCTACAGTCAGCAATTGAAAGACTGAGGGAGTGGTTACAAAACGTGCCTTATGACACCCGAGAAGCATTTGATGAACTTGTCCACGATAAGCGTAGAATCAAAAAAGCTGTTGATCTTTGCGACTCGTTCACGAAGGACATGCAACGACTTAAGCTTGAGTTTGCCTCCGACAGAGAAGACCTCCAGGCATCTTTGAAGAGTATCCGCGAATTTGTGGACAAACTTCTTGATAAGCTATCTGGGGAAGACATGCCGCAGCCAGAATTGTTTGACGAGGTTGATCTCTAG
- a CDS encoding YifB family Mg chelatase-like AAA ATPase has product MIAKAWGATLSGIDALPIEVEVDMSWTKADRHFVLVGLADKAVDESRVRVKNAIITSGLNWPSAMIICNLAPADVRKDAPALDLPIAMAILAMNKAVPIPELADCLFLGELGLDGKLRPIDGAVSAALLAHEKGFRRLIVPEANAEEAAIFPDLEVYGCRTLEDVVSLINGDLQAPMSQRSFTDDEEPEFEIDFSDVKGQTHAIRALEIAAAGGHNLLMVGPPGSGKTMLARRIPTIMPPLTLEESVAVTRVHSASGSRGSQRGLMKVRPFRSPHHTASYAAIVGGGKIPKPGEISLAHLGVLFMDEMPEFDRDVLESLRQPLEDGIVTVSRVQMQMTFPAEAMLIGAMNPCPCGFKGYPEAQCVGASLCERYGAKLSGPLLDRIDLHITVPRLKPDELLDMKPGETSAQIRARVKSARARQRERFGAAMLNAKMAPRQLREIVTLDAESEAFMRAVSAKLNISGRVFDRLLKVGRTIADLAGSEQVTKVHLAEAVQYRER; this is encoded by the coding sequence GTGATTGCCAAGGCGTGGGGAGCGACGCTCTCCGGGATCGATGCCCTCCCCATAGAGGTGGAGGTCGATATGTCTTGGACCAAGGCCGACCGCCATTTCGTGCTCGTCGGACTCGCTGATAAGGCCGTAGACGAAAGCCGCGTCCGCGTCAAAAACGCCATCATCACCTCGGGTTTGAACTGGCCGAGCGCCATGATCATTTGCAATCTCGCGCCGGCCGACGTGCGCAAGGATGCCCCCGCCCTCGATCTGCCGATCGCCATGGCGATTCTCGCGATGAACAAGGCGGTGCCCATCCCCGAGTTGGCCGACTGCCTTTTTCTCGGCGAGCTCGGCTTAGATGGCAAACTGCGGCCGATTGATGGCGCGGTGAGCGCCGCCCTTCTCGCCCACGAAAAGGGCTTCCGCCGCCTCATCGTCCCTGAGGCCAACGCCGAAGAAGCGGCGATCTTCCCCGACCTCGAAGTGTACGGTTGTCGCACGCTGGAAGATGTCGTCAGCCTCATCAACGGCGACCTGCAAGCGCCCATGTCGCAGCGCAGTTTTACCGACGACGAGGAGCCCGAGTTCGAGATTGACTTCTCCGACGTAAAGGGGCAGACACACGCTATCCGCGCGCTAGAGATCGCCGCCGCCGGCGGTCACAACCTGCTCATGGTCGGGCCGCCGGGTTCCGGCAAAACCATGCTGGCTCGCCGCATCCCCACCATCATGCCGCCGCTCACCCTCGAGGAAAGCGTCGCCGTCACCCGCGTGCACAGCGCCAGCGGCTCGCGCGGAAGCCAGCGCGGCCTCATGAAGGTCCGTCCGTTTCGGTCGCCGCACCACACCGCCAGCTACGCGGCCATTGTCGGCGGCGGCAAGATTCCCAAACCAGGCGAAATCTCGCTCGCGCACCTGGGCGTGCTGTTCATGGACGAAATGCCCGAGTTCGATCGCGACGTATTGGAATCGCTCCGGCAACCGCTGGAAGATGGCATCGTCACCGTTTCGCGAGTCCAAATGCAGATGACCTTTCCTGCTGAGGCCATGCTCATCGGGGCGATGAACCCGTGCCCTTGCGGGTTCAAGGGCTATCCCGAGGCCCAGTGCGTTGGCGCAAGTCTCTGCGAACGCTACGGCGCCAAGCTGAGCGGCCCGCTCCTGGATCGGATTGATTTGCACATCACCGTCCCGCGGCTTAAGCCCGACGAATTGCTCGACATGAAACCCGGCGAAACCTCGGCGCAGATCCGGGCGCGGGTCAAGTCGGCGCGGGCGCGACAGCGTGAGCGATTTGGCGCGGCGATGCTGAACGCCAAGATGGCTCCGCGGCAACTGCGGGAGATCGTCACGCTCGATGCCGAGAGCGAGGCGTTCATGCGCGCGGTCAGCGCCAAGCTCAATATCTCGGGGCGCGTGTTCGATCGGCTGCTCAAGGTGGGTCGCACCATCGCCGACTTGGCGGGGAGCGAGCAGGTGACCAAGGTTCACTTGGCCGAGGCGGTTCAGTACCGCGAGCGCTAG
- a CDS encoding carbohydrate kinase family protein, which translates to MREILIAGTVCWDRLIRVPEFPRPGQYIDALEVREGPGGEAYNTAFGLLQLGMSALVYGNPIGSGLAADRLRQGVEKVGLRRVVLPGGRNRVPQCDILVTPDGQRTMLGDGFTELAELTANLHVSPLRGGIISGDMNLGESIWRIYDLGRAAGMMIYAMDSPPRALGPTSYYQTSTDWVGKPGIESDNCAAAHQMATITEGTVILTDGNRGFYVGNPRGAVRLPAFPISGVVDTTGAGDAFRAGMLFSLAHSWPLGQSLAFASLVGGLACRDLGATGSCATRAEVEQQVAQHRPIYDEILRLTALLN; encoded by the coding sequence ATGCGCGAAATCCTGATCGCCGGCACCGTATGCTGGGATCGCCTGATTCGTGTCCCCGAGTTTCCTCGCCCCGGCCAGTACATCGACGCCCTTGAGGTGCGCGAGGGGCCGGGCGGCGAGGCCTACAACACCGCGTTTGGCCTATTGCAACTTGGCATGAGCGCGCTGGTCTATGGCAACCCGATCGGCTCGGGTTTGGCCGCCGACCGTCTGCGGCAAGGCGTGGAGAAAGTCGGGCTCCGGCGTGTGGTTCTCCCCGGTGGCCGAAACCGCGTGCCGCAATGCGACATCCTCGTGACTCCCGACGGGCAGCGCACCATGCTCGGCGACGGGTTCACCGAGCTGGCCGAACTCACCGCCAACCTGCACGTTTCGCCGTTGCGCGGCGGAATCATCTCCGGCGATATGAACCTCGGCGAGAGCATTTGGCGCATCTACGATTTGGGCCGCGCGGCGGGCATGATGATCTACGCGATGGACAGCCCACCCCGCGCGCTGGGCCCGACGAGCTACTACCAGACCAGCACCGACTGGGTCGGCAAGCCGGGAATCGAATCGGACAACTGCGCCGCCGCCCACCAGATGGCGACCATCACCGAAGGCACAGTGATCCTCACGGACGGCAACCGCGGCTTTTATGTCGGCAACCCGCGCGGCGCGGTGCGTCTGCCGGCCTTCCCCATTTCCGGTGTGGTGGACACGACCGGGGCGGGCGATGCCTTCCGGGCGGGAATGCTGTTCTCGCTGGCGCACAGTTGGCCGCTCGGGCAATCGCTCGCGTTCGCCTCGTTGGTGGGCGGGCTCGCTTGCCGCGACTTGGGCGCAACCGGATCGTGCGCGACTCGCGCCGAAGTGGAGCAACAAGTAGCCCAGCACCGACCCATTTACGACGAGATTCTGCGGCTGACGGCCTTGCTGAACTAG
- a CDS encoding ABC transporter permease, whose product MKFLRENGALVALILLVVINGILNPGIFLQPENLRNILNQNVAPGILALGMTWVIITGGIDLSVGSALAFIGVVAVDTMNRFGPAGGTGVLIAIAVSVLLGLVAGWINGVVSVFGRVTPFVVTLVGLLAYRSAAQAYAQGGEVGAQNPLFQNLGTGGIPIPFIRSNDQPLVIYWSILVFFALAILFAVLLRKTAFGRKVVAIGSNERAAHYSGVAVNRTRIGVYALMGFCTGLAALLLASRMNGIATSTVGLYYELDAIAAVVVGGTVLRGGRGTIGGTVIGVLLLGVIQNVLVILGVNNYLQGIVKGGIILAAVLLQRGQSD is encoded by the coding sequence GTGAAGTTCCTTCGCGAAAACGGAGCGCTGGTCGCGCTGATCTTGCTGGTCGTTATCAACGGGATCCTCAACCCCGGCATTTTCTTGCAGCCCGAGAACCTGCGCAATATCCTCAACCAAAATGTTGCGCCCGGCATTCTCGCGCTGGGCATGACATGGGTCATCATCACCGGCGGTATTGATCTTTCGGTCGGCTCGGCGCTCGCCTTCATCGGCGTCGTGGCGGTGGATACGATGAACCGGTTTGGCCCGGCGGGTGGCACAGGCGTGCTCATCGCGATTGCCGTTTCGGTGTTGCTCGGGTTGGTCGCCGGATGGATCAACGGCGTCGTGAGCGTATTCGGGCGCGTGACGCCGTTTGTCGTGACGCTGGTCGGGCTGCTTGCCTACCGGTCGGCGGCGCAAGCCTACGCGCAAGGCGGCGAGGTCGGGGCGCAAAACCCGCTGTTCCAAAACCTCGGCACCGGCGGCATTCCGATTCCGTTTATCCGCAGCAACGACCAGCCGCTCGTGATCTACTGGAGCATTCTGGTGTTCTTCGCGCTGGCAATTCTCTTCGCCGTGCTTCTGCGCAAAACCGCCTTCGGCCGCAAGGTCGTGGCGATTGGCAGCAACGAGCGCGCGGCGCACTACTCGGGCGTCGCCGTGAACCGCACGCGCATCGGCGTTTACGCGCTCATGGGCTTTTGCACCGGCCTGGCGGCCCTGCTGTTGGCGAGCCGCATGAACGGCATCGCCACGAGCACGGTTGGGCTCTACTACGAACTCGATGCCATCGCCGCAGTCGTGGTCGGCGGGACAGTACTGCGCGGTGGTCGCGGAACCATTGGCGGCACCGTCATCGGCGTGTTGCTGTTGGGCGTCATTCAGAACGTCCTGGTGATCCTCGGCGTGAACAACTATCTGCAAGGAATTGTTAAGGGCGGCATCATTCTGGCGGCGGTCTTGCTCCAACGCGGGCAATCGGACTAA
- a CDS encoding MHS family MFS transporter yields the protein MASTAPTSPAELRRVIVASSVGTVIEWYDFYLFAALSAEIGKIFFVGDDPTVQLLKSLAIFATGFVVRPFGALVFGRLGDIVGRKATFILTLGLMGGSTFLVGVLPTYAQVGMLAPVLLLILRMLQGLALGGEYGGAATYVAEHAPANQRGYYTSFIQITATAGLILSLIVIQLCRKSFGADFEVWGWRIPFLISAVLIAVSFSIRLRMHESPLFNRVKESGQVSKNPLRDSFVNPENRRLVLIALFGAAAGQGVIWYTAQFYVKTFMETTLKLNKDMVSNLLIVTLLLATPLFVYFGALSDRIGRKKLMMASCAASVVAFPALFWLITNAAKDPANPNQLLIGLSVFLLVVPVTMIYGPIAAFLVELFPVRVRYTSMSLPYHIGNGVFGGFVPLIATWLPASTGNPLAGLIYPCAIALVTLFIGLKYLPANTHQNQDMVEGPAA from the coding sequence ATGGCCTCAACTGCACCAACTTCGCCAGCCGAGCTTCGCCGCGTCATCGTGGCCAGTTCCGTGGGCACGGTCATCGAGTGGTACGACTTCTATCTGTTCGCCGCGCTTTCGGCGGAGATCGGCAAGATATTCTTTGTCGGCGACGACCCGACGGTACAGCTCCTCAAGTCGCTGGCGATCTTCGCCACCGGGTTTGTCGTGCGACCATTTGGCGCGCTCGTGTTCGGTCGGCTCGGCGACATTGTCGGACGCAAGGCCACGTTCATTCTCACGCTGGGGCTGATGGGCGGCTCCACATTTCTGGTCGGCGTGTTGCCCACGTACGCGCAAGTGGGCATGCTCGCGCCAGTGCTGCTGCTCATTCTTCGCATGCTGCAGGGGCTCGCGTTGGGCGGCGAATATGGCGGGGCCGCGACCTATGTCGCCGAGCACGCGCCCGCCAATCAGCGCGGCTACTACACGAGCTTCATCCAAATCACCGCGACCGCCGGGCTGATTCTTTCGCTCATCGTGATTCAGCTTTGCCGCAAGAGCTTTGGCGCCGACTTCGAGGTGTGGGGCTGGCGGATTCCGTTCCTCATCAGCGCCGTGCTCATCGCCGTGAGCTTCTCGATTCGCCTTCGCATGCACGAGTCACCGCTGTTCAATCGCGTGAAGGAAAGCGGGCAGGTGAGCAAGAATCCGCTGCGCGACAGCTTCGTCAACCCCGAAAATCGCCGCCTCGTTCTCATCGCGCTGTTTGGTGCGGCGGCCGGGCAAGGCGTCATTTGGTACACGGCGCAGTTCTACGTCAAGACGTTTATGGAGACCACGCTCAAGCTCAACAAGGACATGGTCTCCAACCTGCTGATCGTCACGTTGTTGCTGGCCACGCCGCTTTTTGTGTACTTCGGCGCGCTCAGCGATCGCATCGGCCGCAAAAAGCTGATGATGGCGAGTTGCGCGGCCTCGGTGGTCGCCTTCCCTGCCCTGTTTTGGCTGATTACCAACGCCGCTAAGGACCCGGCGAACCCGAATCAACTGCTCATCGGGCTGAGCGTCTTCCTGCTCGTCGTACCGGTGACCATGATCTACGGCCCCATCGCCGCGTTCTTGGTGGAGCTGTTCCCCGTCCGAGTACGCTACACGTCAATGTCGCTGCCGTATCACATCGGGAATGGCGTGTTCGGCGGATTCGTGCCGCTCATCGCCACATGGCTCCCAGCTTCAACCGGGAATCCGTTGGCGGGCCTCATCTATCCGTGCGCGATCGCGCTTGTCACGCTGTTTATCGGGCTGAAATACCTTCCTGCGAACACCCACCAAAACCAAGACATGGTTGAGGGGCCGGCGGCGTGA
- a CDS encoding HEAT repeat domain-containing protein, which produces MASRLDDVRDLRNATTDGALFNAFATLTGGAIVTSLIKHIATTDRDADYWIALVTSVPSMLGLLGIAGAIYGRQFPVFRRVIVPFGWIIRLALFPLLGLAIWQGPPEVRLPLLFLCVVVSGAAGQFVGPIYNDWMAELVPTNSRGWYFSRRNSISSLVGASTGLLGGFLIDRFRAQNQMELGYGLVLGLGIVFALLSQYFFLQMKEHVRPNPVKSSFREGVRSIRAPFRDKHFRKVLGFLAFFVFAQAFPGSILSPYALESLKLPLATIQFFGLVQAATIVLFAKTWGFLADKYGNKPILSVLSVGLGFTLLGWVFAGPDNPYNFPILFASHVVGGIVWAGIGTCQFNLLLATASPEDRANYMGSALAIQAVLGGVAPFLGMLLFRQFVGGGDVAGSYQTVLWIAIGIRFSSVFLLLPVREEGSTTIGQTLSQLKNISPTGYRALRDLSTSTDVSKREHAMEQLADKQFGVATDELIKALHDPSPRVRRKAAQALASLGDEKAVRALIHQLEDHADLVEDETIEALGKIGHPEAASILIRFLDSPRSQLRRAAAKALGELGLPEVIPALIRAARDPHDPDLRRAALQGLRWNMGPEAVEVVAESALDPRPSVRIAAAEAISEHELRECAVALRQSAGMHRDEACSEIAYALGAVGNPQDVPLILSVAQSCESVITRRRCLLGVARQWGIESPVYRLFLLSGMSRDSMLLDRVRPVLRRSKKLQTALARYSAGNEIGALEILSESKVDPRLAVFAEFPIEDGFLLAAEAYVQASAQPTRRGKPPLPNGP; this is translated from the coding sequence GTGGCTAGCCGACTGGACGACGTTCGTGATTTACGCAACGCCACCACCGACGGCGCGCTCTTCAACGCCTTCGCCACGCTCACCGGCGGGGCGATTGTCACCTCCCTGATCAAGCACATCGCGACTACCGACCGCGACGCTGACTACTGGATCGCGCTCGTCACCTCGGTCCCCAGCATGCTCGGGCTGCTCGGCATCGCCGGAGCCATCTATGGGCGGCAGTTCCCGGTGTTCCGCCGCGTCATCGTGCCCTTCGGCTGGATTATCCGGCTGGCGCTGTTCCCTCTTCTCGGGCTCGCCATTTGGCAGGGACCACCCGAGGTAAGGTTGCCGCTCCTCTTTCTCTGCGTCGTCGTGTCCGGCGCGGCGGGGCAGTTTGTCGGGCCCATTTACAACGACTGGATGGCCGAGCTTGTGCCAACCAACAGCCGCGGGTGGTATTTCAGTCGCCGCAACTCCATTTCCAGCCTCGTCGGCGCGAGCACCGGCTTGCTCGGCGGCTTCCTTATCGACCGGTTCCGCGCGCAAAACCAAATGGAGCTCGGCTACGGATTGGTGCTGGGGCTGGGCATTGTGTTCGCCCTGCTCAGCCAGTACTTTTTCCTGCAAATGAAGGAGCACGTACGGCCCAACCCGGTGAAATCCAGCTTCCGCGAGGGCGTGCGCTCCATCCGCGCGCCGTTCCGCGACAAGCACTTCCGCAAGGTGCTGGGCTTCCTCGCGTTTTTCGTTTTCGCGCAGGCATTCCCCGGCTCGATCCTGTCGCCCTACGCGCTCGAAAGCCTCAAACTTCCACTCGCGACGATTCAGTTTTTCGGTTTGGTGCAGGCGGCGACCATTGTTCTGTTCGCCAAAACGTGGGGATTTTTGGCCGACAAATACGGGAACAAACCGATCCTCTCCGTGCTGAGCGTGGGGCTCGGGTTCACGCTCTTGGGCTGGGTGTTTGCCGGGCCAGATAACCCCTACAACTTCCCCATTCTCTTCGCCAGTCACGTGGTCGGCGGCATCGTGTGGGCCGGAATCGGCACCTGCCAATTCAATCTTCTGCTCGCCACGGCCTCCCCCGAAGATCGCGCCAATTACATGGGGAGCGCGCTCGCCATTCAAGCGGTGCTCGGCGGGGTCGCCCCGTTTTTGGGCATGCTTTTGTTCCGCCAGTTCGTGGGCGGCGGCGATGTCGCGGGGTCTTATCAAACCGTGCTCTGGATCGCCATCGGCATCCGGTTTAGCAGCGTCTTTCTGTTGCTGCCGGTTCGCGAGGAAGGCTCCACCACGATCGGGCAAACCCTTTCTCAGCTCAAAAACATCTCGCCGACGGGCTACCGTGCGCTGCGTGATCTTTCGACCAGCACCGACGTGAGCAAGCGCGAGCACGCCATGGAACAGCTGGCCGACAAGCAGTTTGGCGTGGCCACCGACGAGCTCATCAAGGCGCTGCACGACCCATCGCCGCGGGTCCGTCGCAAGGCCGCGCAAGCGCTTGCCTCGTTGGGCGACGAAAAGGCGGTGCGCGCGCTCATCCACCAGCTTGAAGATCACGCCGACCTGGTTGAGGACGAAACGATCGAGGCGCTCGGCAAGATTGGGCACCCCGAAGCCGCGTCAATCCTCATCCGATTCTTGGATAGTCCGCGCTCGCAGCTGCGCCGCGCGGCGGCCAAAGCGCTCGGCGAACTCGGCTTGCCCGAAGTGATCCCCGCCCTCATTCGCGCCGCGCGCGACCCCCACGATCCCGACCTTCGCCGCGCCGCTCTGCAAGGGTTGCGCTGGAATATGGGGCCGGAAGCCGTGGAGGTTGTCGCCGAGAGCGCTCTCGACCCGCGACCCAGCGTGCGCATTGCCGCCGCCGAAGCCATCTCCGAACACGAACTGCGCGAATGCGCGGTCGCGCTGCGACAATCGGCCGGCATGCACCGCGACGAAGCCTGCAGCGAAATCGCCTATGCCCTTGGCGCGGTCGGCAACCCGCAAGACGTGCCGCTCATCCTTAGCGTCGCGCAAAGCTGCGAGTCCGTGATCACGCGTCGGCGCTGCCTGCTGGGCGTAGCCCGGCAATGGGGCATCGAGTCGCCGGTGTACCGCCTCTTTTTGCTCAGCGGAATGTCGCGCGACAGCATGCTGCTCGATCGCGTGCGGCCGGTGTTGCGGCGTAGTAAGAAGCTGCAAACGGCGCTGGCCCGGTATTCGGCGGGCAACGAAATCGGCGCGCTCGAGATCCTCAGCGAAAGCAAAGTCGATCCGCGGCTCGCGGTTTTCGCCGAGTTCCCCATCGAGGACGGCTTCCTGCTGGCCGCCGAAGCCTATGTGCAAGCCAGCGCGCAGCCTACCCGTCGCGGAAAACCGCCCTTGCCGAACGGGCCCTAA